The proteins below come from a single uncultured Campylobacter sp. genomic window:
- a CDS encoding Dyp-type peroxidase, which yields MQVNSQEVTQAPGNNTVFQTWLLSGDENACKKGFERLCALVVNLNKTAKVRFGAEANVNCVIAVGHDAWLKLGLPQPLPKELVNFKAIKGDKHEAVSTAGDIHVHIRALDAADCFDMAQNIKAELFKFAKLADETQGFKYHDGRAIIGFVDGTENPNGEDRDFFAKVGDEDAKFKGGSYVFVQKYKHKMREWNATSVSEQEKVIGRTKADDIEMSEDEKPSNSHSAAANVGDDKKVVRGNMPFVEGSVTGTYFIAYASTFSTLEAMLNKMFIGEPRGNYDRLLDFSTPVTGALFFAPTFDMLSSYSAE from the coding sequence ATGCAAGTAAATTCACAAGAAGTAACGCAGGCGCCTGGAAACAACACCGTCTTTCAAACTTGGCTGCTAAGCGGCGATGAAAACGCCTGTAAAAAGGGCTTTGAGAGGCTTTGCGCTTTGGTCGTAAATTTAAACAAAACGGCAAAAGTGAGGTTTGGCGCGGAGGCGAACGTAAACTGCGTTATTGCCGTCGGGCACGACGCGTGGCTAAAACTAGGACTCCCGCAACCGCTACCAAAAGAGCTTGTAAATTTTAAAGCGATAAAAGGCGATAAACACGAAGCCGTGAGCACCGCGGGCGATATCCACGTGCATATTAGAGCGCTTGATGCGGCGGACTGCTTTGATATGGCGCAAAACATAAAGGCCGAACTTTTTAAATTTGCCAAACTCGCAGACGAAACTCAGGGATTTAAGTATCACGACGGCAGGGCGATCATCGGCTTTGTAGACGGTACGGAAAATCCAAACGGCGAGGATAGGGACTTTTTTGCCAAAGTCGGCGACGAGGACGCGAAATTTAAGGGCGGAAGCTACGTGTTCGTACAAAAATATAAACACAAAATGAGAGAGTGGAACGCAACTAGCGTGAGCGAGCAAGAAAAGGTCATCGGCCGCACGAAAGCAGACGACATCGAGATGAGCGAGGATGAAAAGCCTAGTAACTCGCACTCCGCTGCGGCAAACGTAGGAGACGATAAAAAAGTCGTTCGCGGAAATATGCCTTTTGTCGAGGGAAGCGTGACGGGGACGTACTTTATCGCGTACGCTAGCACGTTTTCGACGCTTGAAGCGATGCTAAATAAGATGTTTATCGGCGAGCCGCGCGGTAACTACGATAGATTGCTTGATTTTAGCACGCCGGTCACCGGAGCGCTATTTTTTGCGCCTACTTTTGATATGCTCTCAAGCTATAGCGCGGAGTAA
- a CDS encoding metallophosphoesterase family protein, producing the protein MTYFTSDLHFGHANIMKFHPNFRKFQNINDMDNTLIRLWNSRVNPCDEVYNLGDVSFHKDFEQTLKILKRLNGKHVLILGNHDQEIRKRADELLAMRKNDNNALFEEICDYKELALKHGGESFRLALFHYPVCEWNGGHHGAIHLYGHIHANVAKIKGKALNVGYDLHGKILEFGEILDFVKDLPPYSHGGNQFGENEDEGVRAQKIKGFLRLINK; encoded by the coding sequence ATGACTTATTTTACGTCGGATTTGCATTTCGGACACGCAAATATCATGAAATTTCATCCAAATTTTAGGAAATTTCAAAACATAAACGATATGGATAATACGCTAATCCGCCTTTGGAATTCGCGCGTAAATCCATGCGACGAGGTTTATAATCTAGGCGACGTCAGCTTTCACAAGGACTTTGAGCAGACGCTTAAAATTTTAAAACGCCTAAACGGCAAGCACGTTTTGATTTTAGGCAATCACGACCAAGAAATTCGCAAGCGCGCGGACGAGCTTTTAGCGATGCGCAAAAACGATAACAACGCGCTGTTTGAAGAGATTTGCGACTACAAGGAGCTGGCGCTAAAACACGGCGGCGAGAGTTTTAGGCTAGCGCTTTTTCACTATCCCGTCTGCGAGTGGAACGGCGGCCATCACGGCGCTATCCACCTTTACGGGCATATCCACGCAAACGTAGCGAAGATAAAGGGCAAGGCGCTAAACGTCGGCTACGACCTGCACGGCAAAATTTTAGAATTCGGCGAAATTTTGGACTTCGTAAAGGACTTGCCGCCCTACTCGCACGGAGGCAATCAATTCGGCGAAAACGAGGATGAGGGCGTAAGAGCGCAAAAGATCAAAGGCTTTTTACGGCTAATCAACAAGTAA
- a CDS encoding metallophosphoesterase, which yields MLKIKRINESDFERIFVFGDLHGCLGLFDAMLEKINLTKNDLIVILGDSCDRGEDSIGLYLRYAELIAQGRQILHVRGNHEDMLYKAIFEDDAQSYYTWINNGGEETIKSAKAHGFTDIPPAVKEFIEQMPHIVSSEQSLFVHAAYNPKISLERQDEDYVMWRRAPFWLDKDAGKKIYFGHTPNRDNEIRDKGNGVFAMDCGAVFFGRLVIMEIKSGEKFEVGLRRQK from the coding sequence ATGTTAAAAATTAAACGCATAAACGAAAGCGATTTCGAGCGGATTTTCGTATTCGGCGACCTGCACGGCTGCCTTGGACTATTTGACGCGATGCTTGAAAAGATAAATTTAACTAAAAACGACCTAATAGTAATCCTAGGCGATAGCTGCGACAGAGGCGAGGATAGCATCGGGCTATATCTGCGCTACGCCGAGCTCATCGCGCAAGGACGGCAAATTTTACACGTTAGAGGCAACCACGAGGATATGCTTTATAAAGCTATTTTCGAGGATGACGCGCAGAGTTATTACACGTGGATAAATAACGGCGGCGAAGAGACGATAAAAAGCGCAAAGGCTCACGGATTTACGGACATTCCGCCGGCGGTTAAAGAATTTATAGAGCAGATGCCTCATATCGTAAGCTCCGAGCAAAGCTTGTTCGTTCACGCCGCGTATAATCCTAAAATTTCGCTAGAACGCCAAGACGAGGACTACGTAATGTGGCGAAGGGCGCCGTTTTGGCTAGATAAAGACGCGGGCAAAAAGATATACTTCGGACACACTCCAAATCGCGACAACGAAATCCGCGATAAAGGAAACGGCGTGTTTGCGATGGACTGCGGCGCTGTGTTTTTCGGACGGCTGGTTATAATGGAAATAAAAAGCGGCGAAAAATTCGAAGTAGGTTTAAGGAGGCAAAAATGA
- a CDS encoding ATP-binding protein, translating into MLVHAKTALVGEMINSISHQQRQPLSALGLYLDNIEECAREGEFERIPAQIAACKKSLRLMDETIKAFRNFYASGEGAAKFDLANIINELILIVRPELNSHGIELKFASSSGKCELKSIASYVRQILLSLLSNAKDALVESGCETPQILIELKRAGELFCVSVSDNGGGVKADSDKIFEPFFTTKNMGTGTGLNVARELAVKKLGGALELESAANPTKFTLFLGEI; encoded by the coding sequence GTGCTAGTTCACGCCAAAACCGCGCTGGTGGGCGAGATGATAAACTCCATCTCGCATCAGCAGCGCCAGCCTCTAAGCGCGCTGGGGCTGTATCTGGATAATATCGAGGAGTGCGCGCGCGAGGGCGAGTTTGAACGCATACCGGCTCAAATCGCAGCCTGCAAAAAGAGCCTAAGACTCATGGACGAAACGATAAAGGCGTTTAGAAATTTTTACGCCAGCGGCGAGGGTGCGGCGAAATTTGACCTCGCTAATATCATAAACGAGCTTATTTTGATAGTGCGGCCAGAGCTAAACTCTCACGGTATCGAGCTAAAATTTGCTAGCAGTAGCGGCAAATGCGAGCTAAAAAGCATCGCTAGCTATGTGAGGCAGATCTTGCTCTCTTTGCTCTCAAACGCCAAGGACGCGCTAGTTGAAAGCGGATGCGAAACGCCGCAAATTTTGATCGAGCTAAAGAGGGCTGGCGAGCTATTTTGCGTGAGCGTGAGCGATAACGGCGGCGGAGTCAAGGCAGATAGCGATAAAATTTTCGAGCCGTTTTTTACGACGAAAAATATGGGCACGGGCACGGGGCTAAACGTAGCTAGGGAGCTCGCCGTAAAAAAGCTAGGCGGCGCGCTGGAGCTTGAAAGCGCGGCGAATCCGACTAAATTTACGCTATTTTTAGGCGAAATTTAG
- a CDS encoding PAS domain-containing protein, with protein MTSRAIKNNASGPSEVARAFAKTLNLGLLYADKKGVIKFINKKFERIFALAPKVFYGAKFDEMIAAAQGLSELKSFENLKNSPLNSRDFIVKKDQKCFRLNVSNVLEGGVKFDGFILAATDVTHEAELEKKSLSIGARC; from the coding sequence TTGACATCGCGGGCTATAAAGAATAACGCAAGCGGGCCTAGCGAGGTCGCGCGGGCTTTTGCCAAGACGCTAAATTTGGGGCTTTTGTACGCGGACAAAAAAGGCGTAATTAAATTTATAAATAAAAAATTCGAGCGGATTTTCGCTCTAGCGCCCAAGGTTTTTTACGGAGCGAAATTTGACGAGATGATCGCTGCGGCGCAAGGTCTTAGCGAGCTAAAAAGCTTTGAAAATCTCAAAAATAGCCCGCTAAACTCGAGAGATTTTATAGTAAAAAAGGACCAAAAATGCTTCAGGCTAAACGTCTCAAACGTGCTTGAGGGCGGGGTGAAATTTGACGGGTTTATCCTCGCGGCTACCGACGTCACGCACGAAGCGGAGCTCGAAAAAAAGAGCTTGAGCATAGGCGCTCGGTGCTAG
- a CDS encoding response regulator transcription factor yields the protein MYSKIKNILNGVNLLIVEDDESLRESIKISVENYVSEVYACANAKEALEVFEAKGVNLVLSDINMPHMNGLEMAARIRGLDKDVPIIFLTAYDSDENMLSAIELGSFGVLKKPFEKRDLIMQMSFAANKFKNDFAQVDLKNGFKFNAFSRQLTKDGRPVALTKKEQNLLHLFLKNQGRVVSFEMIEACVWQEGSCTADAIRSFVYKLRKKLYPELIQNAQGSGYALILDGQGGRTVSKICYI from the coding sequence GTGTATAGCAAAATAAAAAATATCTTAAACGGCGTAAATTTACTCATCGTCGAGGACGACGAGAGCCTGCGCGAAAGCATCAAAATATCGGTCGAAAACTACGTGAGCGAGGTTTACGCCTGCGCAAACGCCAAAGAAGCGCTGGAAGTTTTTGAAGCAAAGGGCGTAAATTTGGTGCTTTCCGACATCAACATGCCGCATATGAACGGGCTTGAGATGGCGGCTCGCATCAGGGGGCTGGATAAAGACGTGCCTATTATTTTTCTCACCGCATATGATAGCGACGAAAACATGCTTAGTGCGATAGAGCTAGGAAGCTTTGGCGTACTAAAAAAGCCGTTTGAAAAGCGCGATCTAATCATGCAAATGAGCTTTGCGGCGAATAAATTTAAAAACGATTTTGCCCAGGTCGATTTAAAAAACGGCTTTAAATTTAACGCCTTTAGCAGACAGCTAACAAAGGACGGACGGCCCGTGGCGCTAACGAAAAAAGAGCAAAATTTACTCCATCTTTTTCTAAAAAATCAGGGACGCGTCGTGAGCTTTGAGATGATCGAGGCGTGCGTCTGGCAGGAGGGTAGCTGCACGGCTGATGCTATACGAAGCTTCGTCTATAAACTACGCAAAAAGCTCTACCCCGAACTCATCCAAAACGCGCAGGGCAGCGGATATGCGCTGATTTTGGACGGGCAAGGCGGGCGAACGGTGAGTAAAATCTGCTACATTTGA